The Candidatus Palauibacter australiensis genome contains the following window.
GCCGTCCGGCACGATCGTGCTCTGCCGCCAGCAGACGGCCGGGCGGGGAAGGGCGGGGCGGAGCTGGGCGTCTCCGGCGGGCGCCGGCGTCTATCTCACCATGGCGTTCCGCCCTCGTGCCGCCACCGTTCCGCCGCTCGTCACGGTCGTGGCCGGCGTCGATCTCGCGCGCGAACTGAACCAGCGCTTCCCGGGCCTCGGCGCGGCCGTGAAATGGCCCAACGACCTCATGGGGCGGGAGCGAAAGCTCGGCGGCATCCTGGCGGAGACGGCCCGGGCGGATGGCCAGGAGGCCTTCCTCGTCGTCGGTGTCGGCATCAACGTCGAATCCGACCGACTGCCGGATGACGTGGACGGCGCGGTGGCCCTGGCCGACTGCGTGGATCCGACGCCCCTCGTCGACGTCGCGGATGGGGTGGTGGCGGGACTCGAGCGCCGACTCCCCCGCGTACCGACTTCACTCGACGCGGCGTCGCTCGAGGAGCTCGACCGTCTCGACTGGTTGAAGAATCGCTGGGTCGAGCACCGGCTCTCGGACCGCGAACCCACCGTCGGCCTCGCGGCCGGGATCGCTCCGGACGGCGCCCTTCTGCTGCGGCCGCGCGGGGGCGCCCTGCGCCGCGTCGTCGCGGGTTCCATCGCTCCCGGCGTAGGCTGATCCCATGCTCCTCACCGTAGACATCGGGAACACCGAATCCGTCCTCGGGTGGTTCGAGGATCTCACCCCCGTGCACACGTGGCGGATCGCGACGGACCGCCGCCGCACGGCGGACGAGATCGGACTCCAGATCCGGGGGCTCCTCGGGGCCCGCGAACTGCCCGCTCCCGAGCGGATCGTGGTCGCCTCCGTCGTCCCCACGCTGCACCGCGTCTGGCTCGCGGTGGGGAGGACGCTCGACGCCCCGTTGTGCTTCCTCAACGGCGGCTCGCCGATCCCCGTCCGGCTGGACGTCGACCACCCCCTGGAAGTTGGCGCCGACCGCATCGCGAACACGCTTGCCGCGGCGGAACTCTACCGTCGTGACACCATCGTCGTGGATCTGGGGACGGCGACGACCTTCGATTGCATTACCGCCGATGGCGTCTTTGTGGGCGGCGTCATCGCGCCCGGGCCCACGGCCGGAACGGACCAGCTCGCGCGCGCGACGGCGCAGCTCCCGCAGATCCATGTGGAGAAACCGGCCCGGGTCATCGGCCGCAATACGAAGGACTGTCTGCGGAGCGGCGGCTTCTACTCGGTTGTGGAGGGGATCGACGGCATCGTGCGGCGGATCGTCGCGGAATGGGAGCGCGAGCCGCTCATCGTTGCGACGGGCGGACTCGCGCGAGTCGTGGGGCCGCACTGCCGCACCGTGGACCGCATTGAACCGGCGCTGACGATCACCGGCCTCGCGATCGCGGACCGATACCTGTTCGAACCGCCGGCCGGCGCCGACGGCTAGCAGCCAAGGGCCGCGAACGGCCCGCGTCCGGCTTCAGGACCCGCGGAAGTAAGCAGCGGTGCCGCAGCACTTCTCCTTCATCTTGTTCGCGAACTCCGGATTGATCATCCGCACGACCAGGTAGAAAACCGCGACGAAGATCGCGACCTTAACGACCATCCACACGAGGGGCAGGACGACGGAGAAGAGGATCCCCGTCACCCACAGACCCACCGCGCCCGCGGCCACCAGCACTACTGCTGCACGAAACATGTCGACCTCCCTTTCTGGCCGCCCCTACGATAGGCGTACAAGGCGGGTTTCATAACCCCCCGCAGCCGGCGGGCTCATCTCGCGAACCTGTGCGGCGGCCGCTCCCGACGGCCGGTGACGAGGCCGCGCGCGTCGGCTGTCCGAAGCCCCTTGATCGGAACCCTGCACCCGCATATCTTCGCCTCGCCTTAGCACTCGCCGTGCCAGAGTGCTAACAGCCGCGGGATCCCTCGCGGCTTTCACCGGAAGGACAACCCAACACCGAAGGTCCAAGGAGGGACAGGCAAGATGGCAACCGCCTCGAACACGAAACTGAACATCTCCCCCATGGCCGACCGCATCGTTGTCGCGCCGCTCGAAGAGACCGAGGAGATGCGCGGTGGTCTGTACATTCCGGACACCGCGAAGGAGAAGCCGCAGCAGGGCACCGTCGTCGCCGTCGGTCCCGGCCGCATGAATGACG
Protein-coding sequences here:
- a CDS encoding biotin--[acetyl-CoA-carboxylase] ligase is translated as MTDAGATMLAEGVEDWAGKPIGALRERWDRESVFAFDRIPSTNDLARELMEAGAPSGTIVLCRQQTAGRGRAGRSWASPAGAGVYLTMAFRPRAATVPPLVTVVAGVDLARELNQRFPGLGAAVKWPNDLMGRERKLGGILAETARADGQEAFLVVGVGINVESDRLPDDVDGAVALADCVDPTPLVDVADGVVAGLERRLPRVPTSLDAASLEELDRLDWLKNRWVEHRLSDREPTVGLAAGIAPDGALLLRPRGGALRRVVAGSIAPGVG
- a CDS encoding type III pantothenate kinase yields the protein MLLTVDIGNTESVLGWFEDLTPVHTWRIATDRRRTADEIGLQIRGLLGARELPAPERIVVASVVPTLHRVWLAVGRTLDAPLCFLNGGSPIPVRLDVDHPLEVGADRIANTLAAAELYRRDTIVVDLGTATTFDCITADGVFVGGVIAPGPTAGTDQLARATAQLPQIHVEKPARVIGRNTKDCLRSGGFYSVVEGIDGIVRRIVAEWEREPLIVATGGLARVVGPHCRTVDRIEPALTITGLAIADRYLFEPPAGADG
- the groES gene encoding co-chaperone GroES, with protein sequence MATASNTKLNISPMADRIVVAPLEETEEMRGGLYIPDTAKEKPQQGTVVAVGPGRMNDDGARIPMEVKAGDRVLYGKYAGTEVSLDGDDYLIVKESDVLAVL